TAACTGACCATAACATTTGATATAGGTTAGAAGAATACTCACATTATTGTGGCTCCATCTCTATTTCCTGCAGGTCTCTGATTTAATCCAGATGACAAATAGATCCATTAGGATGACTTCAGTAAAATAGAAAGAccaatcatttttaattttatatttcagtatgTTCTTACCTTGAGTTTGTGTAAGATCTTGATCTGTGAGGGTTGTGAGTTCTCTGttaaggacaaaaaaaagacattatgaAATGAAACCAATGCACACATAGGGTGAGTAACTACAGCATGAGTGACAAAGTAACAAACACctcattttattacattttgaagtGACTAAATCACTTGATAAATTGCTAGAGTTCTGACTCATGAAAGAGCAGGAGGCAGGCGACTGACAGGGTTGTGTGCGAAGGTTGAGACAAAATAACTGTATTTTGCCATAATTTAGGAAAGATATGACAGAGTTGGAACATACTGAGCACATAAATGGACAGGCCAGTAGATTGTAATTCTGCAAGAAGTAGAAAAGTCTCTATGAGtgattcaatatttttttccactgttaaaactttcattattatcattattggaATCTGTTATAACCGCTGTGAATCCAAGCTGCTGCCACTGCCTCCATTCTCCTTGACCAAATAAACTTTTTATAACCACCTTTCAAGTTAACAGTCAAAAGATACATTTGTAAAGTCCTTGGTAGTGTGATGTTTATGAAGTTATTTTGTCTCACCCCTGTAGACAAACCAAAGCAAGATCTTGGTGGGTGGGGTGTGACCCAAGGTGGGTCACAGACCATGAggatttcagtgaaaataaatatattctttGAAGTCTTTTCAGTGTAGCACTTAGGGATTTTGACTCACTGCAGGCAAACTGTGCAGTAGTGATGGGAATTCCAGGTCTGCTGAAAGAGGCAGCTCTGGAGACTAACAAGAGTCGTATGTCTGGCTCCTGGTTGAACCTTCATTCAGTTATGCTCTTGCCTCCAGTAAAGCTTTGATATTAACACTGCAATATTGTCCAGAAATTATGCAGATGGACAGAGCTTGCATGCGTCAGAGACAATTTACAGACGAATTATTTTTTGAACTCACTCAACTTGTTTCAGCCTATATATTTAGACACAGTCTAGAAAATGTTTGACCATCTGCCTCTGCACGGGACACTAAATTCAACTACATGGACTAATTTGTTTGTCTGGACAGGATTTCTCCTTGCACATATACTCAGAAAATGTAATAGACCAGCTGCATACTGTAATTACACTGTTCATTCAGCTGACAGACATGGGATGGCGTGGTAGTTAACTGTATTGGCCAATGTATGCTTCATGGCGACAGAGCAAATACGGCAACCAACATAAACATGCCAGTTCTTAAACAGAATATTCACAGACATGCATCTGCCCAAAGTAACGTGTGATTTCCAACGTTGTCCATTTCCTCACACAGCATTTAATCTCATGCATTCCTCTGTAGTCACACATTCTCACTGAGCACACAGATGATGTTAATTAAAGTCAGAGAGGGTTTACTGCTTAGATCTTAGGCTTTTAGGGGCACTTGGCAGGACAACATTTACCCACACACTGTGGCAGAACATAGGATAGTCAGGAAATAGAATTAGCAGGGTCATAGACAAAATCTGCGGGGGGAAAACATGGCTTGCAGGATATCAATAGCGTGCCACAAGTGGAGCATGATCCACCTCATCGAGCATTTTAATGTGGTTAATCTCTGTCAGTCCATGGTATTCACTGCCAGCCATGCAGCATCgctcctgatgctgctgataTGTCACTGCATGCAACTGGCCAAACAAGGATGTAAACAATCAATAGGCCTACTTCCCGAACAAGAGGTCTGTCCCACCTGCTCTCTAAAGCTGTCTGGTCTTGGTATTCAAAGTTCAATCAATCAACTCTGAACAAGACAGGATCAGTTTATGACAGAACCCAGTGCATTTCTCTCCCGTTATCATTTACAGGAATCAGCTGCAAAAATTTGGTGTGATTTGGCTTTTCATCCAAAACCCACTGATGTCGTGTGTTGCCCATCTACCTGGTGAATATTCCTTGTTTGTCTACTGATTACCTTGCTTAGCTTTTGCCTAATGCTGATGATTTAAATGGAGATGTTAACACCTTTACAAAACAAGCTTCTTACTAACCAAGTCCTATTAGTGCATGGGTTTAGCAAACTGCAGAACTTCTATCGCAATACAGCTGCTTGACTGTCCTAACAATGTGaatggaagagagaaagagcctCTAAATAGTCATTTTAGTGTGAAGAATCATCCCATATTAACTTAAAATAGTCActcaaaaagaaacattttcttgcCAATTTATTTGTGAGACTTCACTTCTAGTCTAATGTGATAACTGAGAACCTATTCTCTGCCACCCATGTGATCAAAATCCACCCTGCCATTCAACGCACAGTGTGTTACTCCAACTCAGTGGTTTAGCACTGTCACCTCCCAGCTGTGGGGGTGTTTCTGGGTGCTCCCTGCAACGTCTTGAAGCTACTATACTGatgttacagaaaaaaacatatgcaTCAAATGCATGTTCGGCATCAGCAATCCTCCTGCAATTGCTTGACCAAAGCGCTGGCCTCAGAATTAGAGTTAGTCCCCAATGCTCAACTGACATCCCAATGCTCCTAAATATTTGTCTAGTTCAGAAGCAGTACACAGTACTCCGTGAGGATTAAAGGATAATCTATCTTGACAAAGTGAACACTACACGTGGCCAAAGAGCAGCTTTATTTACCAGTTGGCAGAGTTTTTGACTATTCTCATAAGCAAAACCTTTCCCAGCTTCCCTATAAGTGCGATTTCTTTAGAACTCTCATTAGCCAGTAGGGAGCTGGTTACTATGTGACtatgtttgattttttaaatggataaaaatgtttAGAAAGCATGCCACAGATTGTTCAGAGACCTAATATAACTAAACCAAGGCCGCGATGAAATTCAACAAATtgatgtttctgcttttttcccccttttcatCATGCACTGTGCGGTTAGCACGCCTGTTAGCATATTATTGCTTTCTAAAAAGCCTATATTTTTACCAGGAGTACTCTGCAGCTGGGACTGTTTCAGTGCCTTTATTTTATTGGGTTATTTAGCTCTTATTACacctttgtgtctgttttatgtttttaataggacataaaaacacagcagttacagtattcatttgtgaaataaatttgACTAATTTCATCTTAAAAAATATTATGACTTCGCATTAATGAATAAGGATGTGGAGGGCTGGTACTTTTGCAAGAGGAAACGCCGCAGAGAACAGAGGCAGGCTGCCAAGCctgttttattgtaaaatgactGGAATGCGTGGCTAAACTTTATTAGGTCACATGTGATGTAGGAATTAACAAGGCAGAAGCATCTGTACCTTTTGTGTGATCAGACAGTAGATAGTTAGTATGAACAGCAGTCCTCCGCAAATGGAGGCGATGATGAAACCAAGCTTGTACAGGTCTCTGACCGGTCTTCTCTGTGAGGCCTTCACTGACTTTCTACCATAACTGTCTGtagaaaaagacaagaaatcTGTGATCTGGATTGCTCCTGATATCtgcataaataatttaaaataatttccagGCAATTGAGGTTCCGACCTGTAAAATGTGTGGGTGACTCTGTGGATAGCTCTGTGGTAGAGTCAAAGGTTTCTGTGTATTCGTGCTGGCATCTCCAGTCTACTGGTGTATCGCTGGTCGTGACCAGCTCCCAGTAAACAGACAGCACCTCTGAAGCCCGCTGCAGCGCCTCTGTGGGGGACCCTCTGTAGAGCATTTCAAAACTCTCTGGCTTGTCCTGCCGTATCCAAGAAAcatgatttaaatatttatctccATGTGCTGGGCAGTTTTTTTGATTGATCCAAATTATTTCGAACatgttaaaatcaaaatgaaatatacccaaacaaacaaacaaaaacatcagcagacaCATCAGAATCCCAGTAAATAATTCAGATAAAGCAATCCATGCTTCCTCTTAtcacatatttctttttcatgttttatatccTAGAAAATGTAAATCCTGAGAAATAAGCCGCAAGTGCAtcagtcaaaaacacacactcacctcgACCTCTTCATTAATCTGTGGCACACATTTCTGAGAATATATGTTGAGGATGAGCGCTCTCAGAGATTGAACATAGTCATCATTGACTGAACCCCGGCTATATTTGAAGTGGGTGGTGAGGAGCTCCAGGATCCAGGGTAAAGCAGCTTTTACAAAGCAACATTTGCTCTGTGGGAAATCAGAGCATGAGGTAATAGTCATAAGAAGCACGTACAGTTAATGGAAAGTTTGAATCGATGCTCTCTGAAGGCAAACagtaacaataaacaaatgttaCCTTACCAAACTTCTCCGTTCTATGAATGTGTAGGTTATCGAGCACCCGCTTCTCAACTGGTTATCCATCTGCAGAAACAGCACATGTTGTGTAGTGTGATCAATGTCTCTACTTttgcatcaacagctgtttctaaTGTTGTTTCAACACATACCAGATGCCTGACTGTAAGCAGGTGCTCCCTAGTGATGGAGTGTCTGCATGGACCAGGGATCTCAGCCATATTCAGAGGGAAGCTCAGGAacataagcacacacagacactttacCTGCAactgacacaaacatacattatCTTCTCACCCCTTAACACTTCAAGGAGGGTCTGATCCACAGATATTTACACAGCTGCAAAGTGCACTAGCTCACTGGAAATACTCAGACATTACCCAAGTAGACATACTCAATGGGTTGTGCAACCTAAAATAGCAAAATGGAGCAAATACTCTCAACCACAAACCCAACGAGGGCGACATTAAGAGTCAGTGTGGTAATACTGACATCAAATATTTCCATATGAATGCACTCCACATAGCAGTGTGATCATCTTTCTGATGTAAGAGAGGAAAGATGATcttgtaaattattttaaaaggaaaaccaAGTTCAAAAGAAACTCAAATGCAATTCCCTCCTAATTTGTGCCATACCAGTGTAACAGCAGGCATCTGAGCAATTCTTGCCTTTCCATCCACAATCTAGTAGTTCATGGGTAAAAGCTGTTCAGTTGTAGTAACAACAATACTTTCTTTCCCACTTGTGTGACCTCAGAGGAACCCACCCTGGCGTTAGATAAGTTCCAGCTATGGTCAAATAGTGCCATCTACCATGAAAGCATGGTCAGAGAGCGCAACATGCATGTACTCCGCCTGTAGCCAATGATGTCTACTACCAAGCACCTTTTGGCATCTGTAAGAGTAAAATGGGCTCCAGATGGACCTAATTCTTCTACTCGGGTTTAAAACATGGTGACAAGCATATGTTCCCAACGCTGTGGGCAATGTGTGTGCACTGGAAGGTATTCTGTGATAATCATCCTCTGGACTTGACCTGTGAGTTAAATGCAGCTTTTGCAATAAACAGTTCAGACAGATGccagcaaaacactgaactgaaacaataaaagatgATTTATTTGTTGCCTGGTCGACTTCTGAGATGTATTAAGGCACAAAGGACAATTCTTTGAAAGCCTCCAGAGACCAGAAGtattcttttcacattttgctgTCTGTTCCTCATATAATGCTGAGCTGTACAGTTTAACTCTTGTTTGGGTTTTTGAATTATATTAACATAAACATAAGCAGGTCCTGTAGATTAAATGTCATGATTCACCATGAGTCTAAGTTGCTCAATATGTGCACGCCAATCGATTGTCGGGAACTGAAggaagggaaaaggaaaaatctTTTGCCATTATGGTTTTAATCAACTAttaaagcaatttaaaaaaataataatcttgaAAAAGTAGCATTTGAAACAAAGAGGATTTAAAAAGTGATTCTTAAAGTAAAACAAGATGCTACGTTTGAAGTGAGAGACTATCACACCAGCCACCAAGTCTTATTGGAAACCCATTTGATGACTGATGATGACACATAATCTGATTAATGTAATCTAATAAAACTATTGATGTGACTGGTATGTGGCAAATGCAGGAGCACATGATGCAAATGTCACCTATCACATGATTTGTTTTCTCCATGCTGTCCATGATATGTATGTAGGTCAGCAAACTGCACAATCAAGCATCAAGCTTCATACTCTCACTGACACATGTTCTGTTCTTTTATCGCCCTTGTACTCAGTGAGCTGTTGGACTTTTTACTGCCGTGATTGTAGAAAAGTTCTCACCTACCTTAGCTTTGCTCTGAATCAGGGTTGACACAAGGATGGTCATCTGGTAAGTGTTTGGCAGTGGAAAACACCAGActcctctgtcacacacattgAAGCAAAGAGATCCTTTTCATAAATTCAGTTCCACTCCACAGAAAGGAATTTGCTGTTAAGTAAATTTGACACTTCGTCATGTGGCGCTGGTCTTCAAAGCATTGCCTGATGTGCTCCTCCTGCACAGAGTGAGTTCAAACTGAGACTAACTGTCTCTGCTGACAGACAGCCCTTTTTAAAGACCTCCCATCTCACTTCTGTTTGACAAGATACAACGTCCTGGTCTCTGCAGATGTGTTTTAACAAATTGGTTTTGGGGTTGTAGAGTGGCTGAATTAATGTATAATCTGGTCAACACATCTGGCAAGAGTCTTCATGAagaattattaaaaaagaatagaaaaaagaaaagacaaaatagaCAAAAGGACCTTGTGGGAGCTTTAAGAGGGTGCTGGTAACATCTGTTCTTGTTCTCGAAACTCTATCCCTTGAAAGCAGCTTGCATTTAAAACAGTGTTCCGCATACGAACCCTCAGAACAAAAATTTGGTCCAGGGCCATACACCCTTGCTTTCCTCCGTAAATGCTACGACTGAGTGGACACACTTGAGTCAAACGGAGCAAGAAAAATAAGACGCACTCAACACTTCAGCAGAAGATCTGCATATCACTGTGGGTGTCTGCAGAGGCTGACGGAGGCATGCTGCTTGAGCAATCCtgaactttatattttattttaatttttttttttcctgtgattttTCTAACTGGATTTATTGAGAAAAAGTGGGTGTGTACTACTATTGGGAAGACCTGACCAAAccaaggaaagagagagagagagaaatacaaactcacacacacacacacattcacataaacGCCTTTATGGGCTATTTTTGATGGGGATTCGTTCTCATAACAGATCAACGGACTCAAACagagaacataaaaacatttggcCTGGGATCTATTAACACAGGAAGTGACTTGTTACACTTTGTATTGTGAACACATTCCTCTTAACAACATCACTCATGTATCTGAATCATTTATTGGTGTCATACTGTGGAATGTAGTGTTGTTTTTCTAGTTTAGAATATGAAATAACTGGGTGCATGCGCTCAAGCAGAGTACTAACACAATCTTGAGGTTACTACAGAGGGAAATTTTTGTTATTAGTTACGTTGGAGATTAACCTCTTACATACAAACATgtgataaacaaataaaatatgatgcgTTGTTGGAGGTTATACAACCCAACAGCATTAAGAGTAATTCAAATTAGCTCCATCTCAATAGGCAACAACATTACATTGCTACTCATATTACAGCATCAACAATAACAGTCTTGAAAtctaatatatatgtattttttttgtttgcacgTTAAAAGATTCAGTTATTACATAAGATGTAATATGTACACAAAGACATTTATATAAATGCACTTTAGCCTTCATATACTAAGCTTGTGCAGGAGAGGCAGGAAGGTGACAGCTAGAAAGTGTAAAGTTCAGCACTATATTATGCAGTACTCTGTGCCATGTCCCTTCTGCCACAGGAAAATTTGTATTTAACAGTCAGTGCCCATCTGTTTCACataaacttctttttttaattttatcacTACtacttttctgtatttctgtgtttttctgtcttttcaaacatcatgttttctgttctgtagCACAAAATGTCCAGAATAAAACTccgggggtgggaggggggttCAAGTTATTGTGGATAATAACTTGGATTATATCCACAATAACTTGACAAACTGCTGACATTTCTGGAATTTCCCCTGGAGATCCCTCTGATTAAAGTTAGACAATTgacaacatttcaaattaaCACAGCCTTTTTACACGTTGGCTTTTgtacatattaaacaaacaagacatcaTGTCTTAATGAGGGAGCTTTAGAGTTGGTGCCAGGCTGATTTTGTCACTCTGGGACACAGTCAGGCGAGCTAATCATCTGTTAGTTCCAGCTTCATACTGAACGGACAAATATGAGAAAGCCTTCTTGATCCTCTCATCTAGccctcagcaagaaagcaaataaatataattcCCATAAATGTACAACTGCAAGATAAACGAACATTTCTTTTAACATAGCATTTGCACTGTATGACAGGTTGATCTTGAAACTGTAGTCTTGTATAACTACAGATGAGGAGAAAGACATTGCATTGTCCTTTATAGATTATGATctttttaataaagtttaacACGAAAAAATTGTCTTACACAGTGTTCCCTGGCTTGAAATGACGATGATTATATACATAATACTAATAGTATAAGACCATTTGTTGTTGTAAAGGTTCACCAGTTCAAAAGTAACTAAAACAATATGTAACACTAGATCAGTTATATGGTATAGTTTGGGGTTGTGTGAAGCAATAGTGGGCAGTTATTCAAGGGTCAAGGCATGGATTCTGTGTTTCGAGCTTTTAGCTATAGGTTTATTGAACACTtatttgtcagaaaaataataaaatatattatatgttatGAAACGTCTTTGTGTGACTGGGTGGTTGTTTGGGCAGGTTTCCAGGCCGAATAGTTCTGTTGACTCATACCGAGAGACATGTTTTTGCAATGGTTTGAAGAGACTGTTGAGAAAATGCCAGTGCAGACATATCCACCCTCACCTCACTGAGACTATCAGCAGATAAAATCCAAAGCAGACAATTCATGGATGTGAGAGTGAGGAAGCATGACATCCCCACTGTCATTTCATCGTAACATTAGAGGACTTTCCTGAGCAATTcagataaaaagagacaaaaagatcTGACAAAAGCATCTgatgaatatgtgtgtttttattgttttgttatctCCGTGTCTCGTCTGCCTGCTAAGTAAGCAGAAATAACCATCTTTGT
The genomic region above belongs to Seriola aureovittata isolate HTS-2021-v1 ecotype China chromosome 9, ASM2101889v1, whole genome shotgun sequence and contains:
- the csf1b gene encoding macrophage colony-stimulating factor 1b isoform X1, with amino-acid sequence MTILVSTLIQSKAKLQVKCLCVLMFLSFPLNMAEIPGPCRHSITREHLLTVRHLMDNQLRSGCSITYTFIERRSLSKCCFVKAALPWILELLTTHFKYSRGSVNDDYVQSLRALILNIYSQKCVPQINEEVEDKPESFEMLYRGSPTEALQRASEVLSVYWELVTTSDTPVDWRCQHEYTETFDSTTELSTESPTHFTDSYGRKSVKASQRRPVRDLYKLGFIIASICGGLLFILTIYCLITQKRTHNPHRSRSYTNSRDLQEIEMEPQ
- the csf1b gene encoding macrophage colony-stimulating factor 1b isoform X2, with product MTILVSTLIQSKAKVKCLCVLMFLSFPLNMAEIPGPCRHSITREHLLTVRHLMDNQLRSGCSITYTFIERRSLSKCCFVKAALPWILELLTTHFKYSRGSVNDDYVQSLRALILNIYSQKCVPQINEEVEDKPESFEMLYRGSPTEALQRASEVLSVYWELVTTSDTPVDWRCQHEYTETFDSTTELSTESPTHFTDSYGRKSVKASQRRPVRDLYKLGFIIASICGGLLFILTIYCLITQKRTHNPHRSRSYTNSRDLQEIEMEPQ